From the genome of Actinomycetota bacterium:
CGGCCCGCCCGGCCCCGCCCTGGTCGCCGGTACCGCCCCCGCCCAGGTCGCCGGTACCGGCCCGGTCCTGGTCGCCGGTACCGGCCCGGTCCTGGTCGCCCACCCCGCCCCGGTCGCCCACCGCGGCCCGGTCGCCCACCCCGCTCCGGTCGCCGGCCCCGCCCTGGTCGCCGCCGGGCGGGGCGTGCAGGAGCAGGACGGGTATGCCGATCACGTAGCGGGCCAGCCCGAGCGTGAGCAGGTAGGCGGTGAGACAGACGGCGAACACGGCGAACTCGCGGGCCCCGGCCGCGGCCAGCACGAACAGCGTGAGCAGGAAGTTCGACCCGCTGGAGAGGCCCTGGGTGGCGAAGGTCCACAGGGCCCGCCGTCCCCGGCCGGCGGCCGCCGGTGCCGTGACCGGTGCCCGGAGCGGGCCGTCCTCGATCGTGAGCGGCACCAGTGCGTCGGTCACGGGGCTCGGACGGCCTCGACTTGGAGCTCGGAGCACAGCAGGGGTAAGCCCGCCCGGTGGGCCGACCACGCCGTGCGGTTCCAGGCCCGCTTGGCGGGCACGAGCCAGCGGGCCAGCCGCCGCTCCAGCAGGCAGTCCTCGGTGATGCCCCAGTAACAGAAGGCCGACCGGCGGGCGCCCACGTCGGCCAGGGCCCGGTCGACGGCCGCCGGGGTGAAGTTGAGCAGGTGGTCGGAGGCCACCAGGTCGACGGGGCGGCCCAGGCGGGCGGCCACCGCCGCGTAGCGGCGCTGGAAGGCGAAGTTGGGCGTCGTCAGCAGCAGGCGCCCGTCGGGCTTGAGCAGGGTGAGGGCCGAAGCCAGCACGGCCCGGGGGTCGGGTACGTGGGCCACCACGCACCACAGCGTCACCAGGTCGCACGTGCCCTCGAACGAAGCCGGTGCCTCGGCCAGGGAGCGGTCCGGCCCGACCCGGGCGGCGGCCGCCACCACCGCGTGCTCGGACACGTCGACGGTGTAGGCGTCCCACCCCTGCTCCAGGGCGCACGCCGCGAACCAGCCCACCCCGCCGCCCAGGTCGACGACCCGGCCCGGGCGGCCGCCCCGGGCCATGTGGGCCAGCGCGCTGCGGAACACGCCCGTGCGGGCCGCCCAGTAGCTCTCGCCCAGCTCGGTGTCGGCTCCCGTGCCCGCCGAGCGGGCCCAGTAGTCCTCGACGTTGGCCCCCTCGACCACCTGGCCGAACCCGCATACCGAGCACACCGTCATGTCGTGCTGGCCCACCCTCTCGGGGCGGGTGGTGCCCTCGCACACGTAGCAGTTGCCCGTGCTCACGGCACCAGCAGCAGGTCGGTGTAACCCCGGGTGGCGTAGCGCGCCCGCAGGCGGGGGACGTCGGCGGGGACCAGCTCGGCGCCCTCGCGCAGGTCCACGACCAGCGAGAAGTGGTCGGCGATCTGGGCCTCGAGGGCGGCCGCGCCCTCGAGCAGGACCCACGGGCAGTACTCGACGACGAAGGGCACACCTGCCCCGAGCAGGGCCGGCGCCCCGGCCAGGACGTGGGGTTCGTGGCCCTGGGTGTCCACCCACACCAGGCCCACGTCGCCGGGCGCGCTACCCCCGGGGCCGAAGTAGGAGTCGAGGCGCCGGCACTCAACGGTCTCGCCCTCCGGCTGCGGGGGGCCTTGGCCGTTGTGGCCGTTGCTGTCGAGGGCCACCACCCGGTGGTCGCCGGAGTTGGAGTGGCTGCGCTGCAGCCCGACGGTGCCGTCGTGGTCGGAGAGGGCCACGGTGTGGACCTCTATGCGAGGCCCCAGGTCGTTGAGCTGGGCGCTGAGCCGGAGCAGGCGGGCGTTGGCCGCGTCGGGCTCGAAGCTCACGGCCCGGGCGAAGCCGAACTGGAGCAGGGCGTCGAGCGTCGACGTGCCGATGTTGGCCCCGGCGTCGACGAACACCTTGCCGTCGACGGGCCGGCCGGCCGCCCGAAGGTGGCGCACGGCCGCGGCCATGTGCTCACGCTCGTAGCCACCGGTGATGAACACCGTGCGCCCGACCTCCTCGTCGGCCGGGTCGACCACGATCTGGCCAGGCCCGAACGGCACCACCAGCATGGGCGAGCCGTGGCGAACGAGAGCGAACTGCACGTGGCGGGCCGCCAGCCGCCGGGCCCCACGGTAGTTGAGGGCGATCTTGGCCAGCTCACGAGCCCGGCGGTCCCATGCACCGGGCAGGTGGGACGACAGCCGCCGGCCGGTGTCGATCAGAGATTGCTGGGTAGCCGGCCGCATGTGCTGACGGTCCTTTCGCGAACGGGGGTTGCGGGGCCCAGCCCGTTGTGGAGTCTTCCAGCCGGTAGGTGGCCGAAGCGTAGCGGCCGGGCTAACGGCGCGTGACGACCTGGTGAACCCCCTTGACGGCGCCGCTGCATGGGCGATGATGCCCCCCATGCCTGTCGACCTCCAGGGCGTGCTCGACCGCGCCATCGCTGTGGCCGGGCCTGCGGTGGCCGACCGGCCGAGGCTCAACCTCGGCAGCGGCACCGACCGCCGGCCGGGCTTCGTCAACCTCGACGTAGCCGCCATCGCCGGGGTCGACGTGGTGGCCAGCCTGGGTGACGAACCCCTCCCTTTCCCCGACGCCACCTTCGGGGTGGTGCTGTGCCGCGACGTCCTCGAACACGTCGACGTCGTGGGAGCGCTGCGCGAGGTCCATCGGGTGACGGCCCCCGGTGGCCTGGTGGTGGTGTCGACCGTCCACTTCACGTCCCGCAACCTCTACGTCGACCCCACCCACATCCGGGGTTACTCGGTGCGCACCCTCGACTTCTTCGCGGGAGCGGGCGAGGAGGCGTGGCGGCGGCCCTACTACTTCGACTTCTCGTTCTCGGCCGTCGACTACGCCGCCATCCAGTTCCACACGACGCTGGGCAAGGGCCGCTGGTTCGTGTGGGACCGGGTGGTCGAGCCCCTCGTCAACTCCGGCCGGGCCGCCCAGGACGTCTACGAGATGACCTTCCTCAGCCGGCTGGCCCCGGCCGCCAACGTGGTCGCCGTGCTCCGCAAGTAGCCCGGGCCGCCCCGCCCCACTACAGGTCGTGGACCGCGATGCGCCTGCCGACCGAGCCCGCCACCTGCTCGAGCCCGTACGTCGGGGCAACGTTCATGTAGCCGTCGTCGGGCCGTAACCGCCGGACGTGCCGGGCGGGGCGCGGCGCTGCTATCTTCGGGCTGCTTCGGTCGTTTCGGTCACCCGGGAGGGGGTGGCAGGGGTTGGGAGGCCGAGGTTCCAGGCTGGAGCAGCCGGCGGGGCTGCAAGAGGCCGGTTCGACGCTGGGGTCAGCCGGGTCGCGCGGGGACGCGATGTTGCCGACGGCGAGCAGTGGCTGGGGCGTTGTCAATGGGGCCCAGAACTGGAGGACGGGAATGGCTCTGGCTAATCCGGCGGTTGGATCGCAAGGTTCACGACGGGTAGGCGGGGCAACGGCGTCGGGACGGTCCGCGGGGGCGTGGCGGGGCAAGCGGGCCTTCGACGTGGTCGGGGCCTTGGTGCTCCTCGTGGTGCTGGTGCCCGCGCTGGTGGTCGTGGCCTTGGTGGTGGCCCTGACCTCGCGGGGCCCCGTCCTGTTCCGCCAGCAGAGGGTGGGCTACGGCGGCCGCACGTTCGCCATGCTCAAGTTCCGCACGATGCACGCCGACGCCGAGCAGCGCCTGCGTGAGGACGGCGGCCTGGACGAGTGGTACGTCAACGGGGGCTACAAGATCCCCGCTCACCTCGACCCCCGGGTCACCAGGGTGGGCCGGTGGCTGCGCATGTCGAGCCTCGACGAGCTGCCCCAGTTGTTCAACGTGCTGGCCGGCCACATGAGCCTCGTCGGCCCCCGCCCGGTGGTCAGCCGCGAGCTCGACGAGTACGGCGACCACGTCGGCTCCTACCTGGCCCTGCGCCCGGGGCTCACCGGGTTGTGGCAGGTGGAGGGGCGCAACGACATCGCCTTTCCCGAGCGAGCCGAGATCGATTCCCATTACCATGCCAACTGCGGGCCGTGGCTCGACGTCGCCATCGTGGCCCGTACCCCGCTAGCGGTCGTCAGCCGGCGAGGCGTTGACTGACGCCACCCTGGCTCTGTGCCACGAGTGGCTGGCCTGCCGCTCGGGGAGCGAGAAGACGTTCGAGGCGATGGCGGCCGCCTTCGGGGCCGCCGACCTCTACGCCCTGACCGTCGACCCGGCGGTGGATTTCGAGCTGGGCGGGCGCCGGGTGTCGACGACGTTCCTCGACCGTTCGGCCGCCCTGCGGGCCCGGCGGGGCGCCCAGCTCCCGCTCATGCCGCTGGCCTGGCGTTATGCCACCGGCCGGTCCTACGACGTGGTCGTCACCTCCAGCCACGCCTGCGCCAAGGGGTTCGGCCCCGCCCGCGATGCCCTGCACCTCTGTTACTGCTACACGCCGATGCGCTACGTGTGGCTGGCCGAGGTGGACGGCCGGGCCGGCCGGCTGGGCCGGACCCTGCCGGCGGCCGCCCTGCGGCGGTGGGACCGCCGCTCGGCCCGCTGGGTCGACGAGTTCGCGGCCATCTCGGGGGCGGTGGCCGAGCGGGTGGAGAGCTGCTACGGGCGGGAGGCCCGGGTGGTCTACCCCCCCGTGGACACCGGGTTCTACTGCCCGTGCCCCACGGTGGAGCGCCAGGACTTCTTCCTGGCCGCGTCGCGCATGGTGCCCTACAAGCGCCTCGACCTGGCCATCGAGGTGGCTGCCGACCTCGACTTCCCGCTGGTGGTGGCCGGTGCCGGGCCCGGGGAGGCGGCCCTACGGGCCAAGGCCGAGGACCTGGGGGCACCGGTCACGTTCGTGGTGAACCCCGGTGACGACGAGCTGCGCCACCTCTACCGCTCGGCCCGGGCCGTGCTCTTCCCGCCCCTGGAAGACTTCGGGATCGTGGCCGTCGAAGCGCAGGCGTGCGGCACCCCGGTGGTCGCCCTGGCCGCGGGCGGAAGCCTGGAGACGGTGGCCGACGGCGTGACCGGCGCGCTCGCCCCCACCCAGGACCGCCGGGCCATGGGCGAGGCCCTGGCCGCCGTGTTGGCCTCGCCTCCCTCGCCGGCCACCTGCCGGGCCCACGCCGAGCGGTTCTCCGCCGACCGGTTCACGGCCGAGCTGCAGGACTGGGTCGTCTCGGCGGCCGCCGCCCGGGGCCTGGCCCTCGACCTCGGCCCCGACCGCGGCGCCCGCCCCGGTCCGGGCCCAGGCTCCGGCCGCCGCTCCATCCCCGACCCCGACGCAGACCGCGGCGCCGGGCCCGATCCCGGTACCGGGGGCCACGGAGGGGCCGCCGGCCGCCGTGGCTCGGGCCGGTGGGCGGGACCGGGGGCCGACGGGGGCCGGCCCGGCGCGGCCCTGGCCCGGAGCAGGCCGGCCCGGCGTTCGGCGCCCGGTGGCGGCCATGACGTGGTGCTCGACTGCCGCTGGTTGGGTATCTGGGGGGCCGGGCGGGTCACCCGCTCGCTGATCGAGGGCCTGGGCCAGCGGCCGCCGCCCACTCCGTGGCTGCTGTGGGGCCCCGCTGAGGTGGCGGAGCTGGCCTGGCCCGGCAGCGACGTGCGGGTCGACCACCGCGACCCCCGGCAGTGGCGGGGCCAGCGGGCGTGGCTCGACCTGCCGCCCGCCCGGCTGTCGGTCTTCATGCACCAGCAGCGCCCGCTCCGGGGTGTGCGGGCGGTGACGTGGGTGCTCGACACCATCCAGCTCCGCCACGGCCCGAGCGGGGCCGAACGGGCGGCGCGGGCCGCCTACCTGCGCCGGGTGGCGGCCGTGTCCGACGTGGTGCTCACGATCAGCGAGTACTCCCGGCGCTGCATAGCCCGCGACCTCGGGGTCGACGAACGCCGCATCGCGGTCATGCCCCTGCCCGTCGACACGGCCCGGGCCGACCGGGTGCTCGAGCGCCGGCGGGTGGCGGCGGCCACCGAGACGGCCGTCTATGTCGGTCGGTTCGCCCCCCACAAGAACCTGGCCCGGCTCGTCGACGCCTTCGCCCGCACCGACATGTGCGCGGCCGGCGGCCGGCTGGTGATGGTGGGAGGTTCACCGGCCGAGACGGCCGACCTCGAACGCTCGCTCACCGCCGACCAGCGCCGCTTCGCCGACGTGAGGCCGTGGTGCGAGGGGCCCGTGCTCGAGGAGCTGATGGGCCAGGCCCGCCTCTTGGTCCAGCCCTCGCTGGAGGAAGGGTTCGGCCTTCCCGTGGCCGAGGCGCTGGCCGGCGGGTTGCCCGTGTGCGTGAGCGACGGCGGCGCCTTGCCCGAGGTGGCGGCGTCGGTGGCACCTGGGGAGGTGTTCCCCTTCGCGGCCACGTCGGTCACGGCCATGGCCGAGGCCATCGACCGCACGGCCGCTCGGGCCCGGCACGGCGGCCCCGAGTACCAGGAGCGGCTGGCGGGCACGGCCCGAGCCCGCCTCCCGTCGGCCGCCGACCTGGCTGAGCGGTTCCTCGAGGTGGTCGAGAGCACGCGGTGACGACCCTTCAGGTCGTGCTCGCGCTGGCGGCCCTCACACTGGGGCCGGTGCTGGTGTGGTGCCGGCGCGACA
Proteins encoded in this window:
- a CDS encoding sugar transferase; translated protein: MALANPAVGSQGSRRVGGATASGRSAGAWRGKRAFDVVGALVLLVVLVPALVVVALVVALTSRGPVLFRQQRVGYGGRTFAMLKFRTMHADAEQRLREDGGLDEWYVNGGYKIPAHLDPRVTRVGRWLRMSSLDELPQLFNVLAGHMSLVGPRPVVSRELDEYGDHVGSYLALRPGLTGLWQVEGRNDIAFPERAEIDSHYHANCGPWLDVAIVARTPLAVVSRRGVD
- a CDS encoding class I SAM-dependent methyltransferase, whose translation is MSTGNCYVCEGTTRPERVGQHDMTVCSVCGFGQVVEGANVEDYWARSAGTGADTELGESYWAARTGVFRSALAHMARGGRPGRVVDLGGGVGWFAACALEQGWDAYTVDVSEHAVVAAAARVGPDRSLAEAPASFEGTCDLVTLWCVVAHVPDPRAVLASALTLLKPDGRLLLTTPNFAFQRRYAAVAARLGRPVDLVASDHLLNFTPAAVDRALADVGARRSAFCYWGITEDCLLERRLARWLVPAKRAWNRTAWSAHRAGLPLLCSELQVEAVRAP
- a CDS encoding FkbM family methyltransferase; translated protein: MRPATQQSLIDTGRRLSSHLPGAWDRRARELAKIALNYRGARRLAARHVQFALVRHGSPMLVVPFGPGQIVVDPADEEVGRTVFITGGYEREHMAAAVRHLRAAGRPVDGKVFVDAGANIGTSTLDALLQFGFARAVSFEPDAANARLLRLSAQLNDLGPRIEVHTVALSDHDGTVGLQRSHSNSGDHRVVALDSNGHNGQGPPQPEGETVECRRLDSYFGPGGSAPGDVGLVWVDTQGHEPHVLAGAPALLGAGVPFVVEYCPWVLLEGAAALEAQIADHFSLVVDLREGAELVPADVPRLRARYATRGYTDLLLVP
- a CDS encoding methyltransferase domain-containing protein; protein product: MPVDLQGVLDRAIAVAGPAVADRPRLNLGSGTDRRPGFVNLDVAAIAGVDVVASLGDEPLPFPDATFGVVLCRDVLEHVDVVGALREVHRVTAPGGLVVVSTVHFTSRNLYVDPTHIRGYSVRTLDFFAGAGEEAWRRPYYFDFSFSAVDYAAIQFHTTLGKGRWFVWDRVVEPLVNSGRAAQDVYEMTFLSRLAPAANVVAVLRK
- a CDS encoding glycosyltransferase, with amino-acid sequence MTDATLALCHEWLACRSGSEKTFEAMAAAFGAADLYALTVDPAVDFELGGRRVSTTFLDRSAALRARRGAQLPLMPLAWRYATGRSYDVVVTSSHACAKGFGPARDALHLCYCYTPMRYVWLAEVDGRAGRLGRTLPAAALRRWDRRSARWVDEFAAISGAVAERVESCYGREARVVYPPVDTGFYCPCPTVERQDFFLAASRMVPYKRLDLAIEVAADLDFPLVVAGAGPGEAALRAKAEDLGAPVTFVVNPGDDELRHLYRSARAVLFPPLEDFGIVAVEAQACGTPVVALAAGGSLETVADGVTGALAPTQDRRAMGEALAAVLASPPSPATCRAHAERFSADRFTAELQDWVVSAAAARGLALDLGPDRGARPGPGPGSGRRSIPDPDADRGAGPDPGTGGHGGAAGRRGSGRWAGPGADGGRPGAALARSRPARRSAPGGGHDVVLDCRWLGIWGAGRVTRSLIEGLGQRPPPTPWLLWGPAEVAELAWPGSDVRVDHRDPRQWRGQRAWLDLPPARLSVFMHQQRPLRGVRAVTWVLDTIQLRHGPSGAERAARAAYLRRVAAVSDVVLTISEYSRRCIARDLGVDERRIAVMPLPVDTARADRVLERRRVAAATETAVYVGRFAPHKNLARLVDAFARTDMCAAGGRLVMVGGSPAETADLERSLTADQRRFADVRPWCEGPVLEELMGQARLLVQPSLEEGFGLPVAEALAGGLPVCVSDGGALPEVAASVAPGEVFPFAATSVTAMAEAIDRTAARARHGGPEYQERLAGTARARLPSAADLAERFLEVVESTR